The bacterium genome has a window encoding:
- the rsmA gene encoding 16S rRNA (adenine(1518)-N(6)/adenine(1519)-N(6))-dimethyltransferase RsmA, protein MSKRPYAPPAYGQHFLHDKNILGLIVRAADLVPGDEVLEIGAGTGRLTEMVLAAGVKVTAVEVDAGLHPALEEKFAGNPSLRLVKGDALRVPWDDLLPPEGRVVALGNLPYAISTQILFRVLENRDRVRRAVFLVQWEVAVRMAADHGGKEYGILSVACQLFGKPVIVRKVPPTVFLPPPRVDSALVRWDVLEEALYPMPDRLFTMSVVKAAFGQRRKKLVNSLAAGFPTVGKEKLGQIIPGMGLLPTVRAEQLSVEQFAELAMRLQGVVK, encoded by the coding sequence GTGAGTAAGCGCCCCTACGCCCCTCCAGCTTACGGTCAGCATTTTCTCCACGATAAAAACATACTTGGGCTTATCGTCAGGGCTGCCGATCTGGTTCCAGGTGATGAGGTCCTGGAGATCGGTGCCGGTACGGGAAGGCTCACCGAAATGGTCCTTGCTGCGGGCGTGAAGGTGACCGCTGTAGAAGTTGATGCGGGTCTTCACCCGGCCCTGGAGGAGAAGTTTGCCGGTAACCCTTCACTCAGGCTGGTCAAGGGTGATGCACTGAGGGTGCCGTGGGATGATCTGCTTCCCCCTGAGGGCAGAGTTGTGGCCCTTGGCAACCTCCCCTATGCCATTTCCACCCAGATCCTGTTCAGGGTCCTGGAAAACAGGGATCGGGTTCGACGGGCCGTTTTTCTTGTTCAGTGGGAAGTGGCTGTGCGCATGGCAGCGGATCATGGCGGCAAGGAGTACGGCATCCTGTCTGTGGCGTGCCAACTCTTCGGAAAACCTGTGATCGTGAGGAAGGTTCCACCTACAGTGTTCCTGCCCCCGCCCAGAGTGGATTCAGCCCTTGTGCGGTGGGATGTCCTCGAGGAGGCCCTGTACCCGATGCCGGACAGACTATTCACTATGAGCGTTGTCAAGGCAGCTTTTGGCCAGAGAAGAAAAAAACTGGTCAACAGCCTCGCTGCCGGTTTCCCCACAGTTGGCAAGGAAAAACTGGGACAGATCATTCCCGGGATGGGACTGTTGCCAACCGTCAGGGCGGAGCAGTTGTCGGTGGAGCAGTTCGCGGAATTGGCGATGCGGCTGCAGGGGGTCGTCAAATGA